In Pseudomonas nunensis, a single window of DNA contains:
- a CDS encoding GntR family transcriptional regulator — protein sequence MNSFASAQTLTALPFPRRADDLYSQIFDAILELRIDTASRFTEESLAQMFSARRSDVRGVLTRLSHQQIIVLRTNHRPRVASLDHEQTRQMLHARRLTEITLVRLACQQSRPQDLKSLRALIDSERHCTARGPAIRLSGEFHLRLAEMAGNAPLAHFLCSLVPLTSLAIAQFDAQAQDYCVWQVHLGILEAVERRDAVTAVELLSRHLDYLEGMLLNAGPTLSQSRVAG from the coding sequence ATGAACAGCTTCGCCTCAGCGCAAACCCTCACTGCCCTGCCCTTCCCCCGGCGGGCGGATGATCTCTACTCACAGATCTTCGACGCGATTCTCGAACTGCGCATCGATACAGCCAGTCGCTTTACCGAAGAAAGCCTGGCGCAGATGTTCAGTGCCCGTCGCAGTGACGTTCGCGGCGTACTGACGCGACTGTCGCATCAGCAGATCATCGTCCTTCGCACCAACCATCGTCCGCGCGTCGCGTCGCTGGATCACGAGCAGACCCGGCAAATGCTGCATGCCCGGCGGCTAACCGAGATCACGCTGGTGCGACTGGCCTGTCAGCAATCCCGTCCACAAGATCTGAAATCATTGCGGGCCTTGATCGACAGCGAGCGCCACTGCACCGCACGCGGTCCGGCGATTCGGTTATCCGGGGAGTTTCATTTGCGCTTGGCGGAAATGGCCGGGAACGCACCGTTGGCGCATTTTCTCTGCAGCCTGGTGCCACTGACGTCCTTGGCGATTGCGCAGTTTGATGCACAGGCGCAAGACTATTGCGTGTGGCAGGTTCATCTGGGGATTCTGGAGGCTGTGGAGCGTCGGGATGCGGTGACGGCGGTGGAACTGCTGAGCCGGCATCTGGATTATCTGGAGGGGATGTTGTTGAACGCTGGACCGACACTCAGTCAGAGTCGTGTTGCTGGTTAG
- a CDS encoding FadR/GntR family transcriptional regulator produces MITTSTVVNSVVEKLRAALARGQWRSGDMLPGQRELAEQLGISRPSLREAVIVLETLGLVRSMPGKGVVVLEANLSDSQHHDSAVAGASLEDVLQLRYTLEPFIVGLVAQSISSKEVGQLRLTLMDMREALEANDAEAGVNAYIAFHEELFTLTSNPIFQSVVQQTSNALKQSAEVLRNSPEHLAERLEENEAVVRAIRSKNSAQASAEMRRHILREGQRMGIELNIPDDNLGS; encoded by the coding sequence GTGATTACCACTTCAACGGTCGTCAATTCAGTCGTAGAAAAACTTCGGGCCGCGCTGGCCCGGGGTCAGTGGCGCTCCGGCGACATGCTGCCGGGCCAGCGTGAACTGGCCGAACAACTGGGCATCAGCCGCCCGAGCCTGCGCGAAGCGGTGATCGTGCTGGAAACCCTAGGGCTGGTGCGCTCGATGCCGGGCAAAGGCGTGGTGGTGCTGGAAGCCAACCTCAGCGACAGCCAACACCACGACAGCGCGGTCGCCGGCGCCAGCCTGGAAGACGTGCTGCAACTGCGCTACACCCTTGAGCCGTTCATCGTAGGCCTCGTCGCCCAGTCGATCAGCAGTAAGGAAGTCGGGCAACTGCGCCTGACCCTGATGGACATGCGCGAAGCGCTGGAAGCCAACGACGCCGAAGCCGGGGTCAACGCCTACATCGCGTTCCACGAAGAACTGTTCACCCTGACCTCGAACCCGATCTTCCAGAGCGTGGTGCAACAGACCAGCAACGCCCTCAAGCAAAGCGCCGAAGTACTGCGCAATTCGCCGGAGCATCTGGCCGAACGCCTGGAGGAAAACGAAGCCGTGGTCCGTGCGATCCGCAGCAAGAACAGCGCCCAGGCCAGCGCCGAAATGCGTCGGCACATCCTTCGTGAAGGCCAGCGCATGGGCATCGAACTGAACATTCCGGACGACAACCTCGGCAGTTGA
- the yjiA gene encoding GTPase, translating into MSSPIPVTILSGFLGAGKTTLLRYLLKAEHGLKIAVIENEFSDAGIDTQLLGEEPVQVMTLSNGCVCCTIHTDLTKALYLLLERLDSGEIAFDRLVIECTGLADPAPVAQTFFIDEELRERYILDGIITLVDAAHAETHLTQTIAQAQIGFADRLLVSKRDLVDEPTFTALSERLTRINRRAPIRVVEHGKIDLAELLDVRGFNLNADLGGGVSLRPVSKAPSIDRISSFVLRTDKPLDLDKLSEFMNELLEDHGKQLLRYKGVLSIVGEPRRMVFQGVLKLYGFDWDTEWAEGEARESVIVFIADDLPEEKIRAGFERVAAD; encoded by the coding sequence TTGTCCTCTCCCATCCCGGTAACGATCCTCAGCGGCTTCCTCGGCGCGGGTAAAACCACGCTGTTGCGCTACCTGCTCAAAGCCGAGCACGGCCTGAAAATCGCCGTGATCGAAAACGAATTCAGTGACGCCGGCATCGACACCCAACTGTTGGGCGAAGAGCCGGTGCAAGTGATGACGCTGTCCAATGGCTGCGTCTGCTGCACCATTCACACCGACCTGACCAAGGCCCTGTACCTGCTGCTCGAACGCCTGGACAGCGGTGAAATCGCCTTCGATCGCCTGGTGATCGAGTGCACCGGCCTGGCCGATCCGGCCCCGGTGGCGCAAACCTTCTTCATCGATGAAGAACTGCGCGAGCGCTACATTCTCGACGGCATCATCACCCTGGTGGACGCCGCCCACGCCGAGACGCACCTGACCCAGACCATCGCCCAGGCGCAAATCGGTTTTGCCGATCGATTGCTGGTGAGCAAACGGGATCTGGTGGACGAGCCAACCTTCACCGCCCTCAGCGAGCGGCTGACCCGCATCAATCGTCGTGCGCCGATTCGCGTGGTCGAGCACGGCAAGATCGACCTGGCGGAACTGCTCGATGTGCGCGGTTTCAACCTCAACGCTGACCTCGGCGGTGGCGTGAGTCTGCGACCGGTGAGCAAAGCGCCGTCCATCGACCGCATCTCCAGCTTTGTGCTGCGCACCGACAAACCGCTGGATCTCGACAAGCTCAGCGAGTTCATGAACGAACTGCTGGAAGACCATGGCAAGCAATTGCTGCGCTACAAAGGCGTGTTGAGCATCGTCGGCGAGCCACGGCGCATGGTGTTTCAAGGCGTGTTGAAGTTGTACGGCTTCGATTGGGACACCGAATGGGCCGAGGGTGAGGCACGGGAAAGTGTGATTGTGTTTATTGCCGATGATTTGCCGGAAGAGAAGATTCGGGCGGGGTTTGAGCGAGTGGCGGCGGATTGA